One stretch of Oncorhynchus keta strain PuntledgeMale-10-30-2019 chromosome 18, Oket_V2, whole genome shotgun sequence DNA includes these proteins:
- the LOC118397336 gene encoding L-amino-acid oxidase-like, translating to MIPYVSLCKYFPVAIVVIIVFSVNGYIEDPLFDCLQDSDYAELLEIVDRGLPFTKTPHHIAIVGGGIAGLTAAKLLEDVGHKVTLIEASDRIGGRVETYRNRREGWYAELGAMRIPSFHKILLSFSSKMGLGLNPFIQDDINTYYHVNGLLQKTYRVKENPDVLNYPLTDKERGKSAGQLFDLALWKIRDDMKTAGCEAMLTKYDSYSVKEYLVKEGNLSRGALRMIGDILNENSLFYASLSEMLYIQSDINDNTAYYEITDGFDHLPRAFYQALNCTILLNSKVRLISQTSSNVTVSYQDLRDPSSLTNLTVDYALVTATAKATLFMDFQPPLSPQKMEALRSVHYASSTKVVLSFSERFWEKDGIKGGKSITDLPSRFIYYPSHSFPGTAGGALLASYTCSDDSTLFQGVSEYELKALVMDDLVKIHGEAIRPLCTGGLVKKWGLDPFSLGAFAIYTPYQQTDYASDLFRNESRVHFAGEHTALPHAWIETAMKSALRAARNISNLEG from the exons ATGATACCCTATGTGTCGTTGTGCAAATATT TTCCTGTCGCTATAGTTGTGATCATAGTTTTCAGTGTCAATGGATACATTGAGGATCCTCTTTTTGACTGCCTGCAAGATTCAGACTATGCCGAACTCCTTGAAATTGTGGACAGAGGTCTTCCCTTCACAAAGACACCCCATCATATTGCCATCGTCGGTGGTGGTATTGCTGGACTGACTGCAGCAAAGCTTCTGGAGGACGTAGGGCACAAG GTGACTTTAATAGAGGCAAGTGATCGAATTGGAGGACGGGTGGAGACCTACAGAAATAGAAGAGAGGGATGGTATGCAGAGCTGGGTGCTATGAGGATCCCTAGCTTTCACAA AATTCTTTTATCATTTTCATCAAAAATGGGCCTTGGACTGAATCCATTTATCCAGGATGACATCAACACATATTACCATGTGAACGGGTTGCTGCAGAAAACATACAGAGTTAAAGAGAACCCAGACGTGCTGAACTATCCCTTGACTGACAAGGAAAGGGGAAAATCGGCTGGTCAGCTCTTTGACTTGGCCCTGTGGAAG ATAAGGGATGATATGAAGACAGCTGGCTGCGAGGCCATGTTGACAAAATATGACTCGTACTCAGTCAAG GAGTATCTAGTGAAGGAGGGGAACCTGAGTCGTGGTGCCCTGCGCATGATTGGAGATATCCTGAATGAGAACAGCCTCTTCTACGCATCACTTTCTGAGATGCTGTATATTCAGTCGGATATCAATGACAACACTGC CTATTACGAGATCACTGATGGGTTTGACCATTTACCGAGGGCATTTTACCAGGCCCTCAACTGCACTATCCTTCTCAACTCCAAGGTCCGACTCATCAGTCAAACCAGCAGCAATGTGACCGTATCCTACCAGGACTTGCGTGATCCATCCTCTCTGACCAACCTCACAGTCGACTATGCCCTGGTGACAGCTACAGCAAAGGCCACCCTCTTCATGGACTTCCAACCCCCGCTGTCACCCCAGAAGATGGAGGCCCTGCGGTCCGTGCACTACGCCAGCTCCACCAAGGTGGTCCTCAGCTTCAGCGAGAGATTCTGGGAAAAGGATGGTATCAAAGGTGGGAAAAGCATCACAGATCTCCCCTCTCGTTTCATCTACTACCCTAGCCACAGCTTCCCAGGCACGGCTGGGGGGGCTCTCCTTGCATCCTACACCTGTTCCGATGACTCCACTCTGTTCCAGGGGGTCAGCGAGTATGAACTGAAGGCCTTGGTGATGGATGACCTGGTTAAGATCCATGGGGAGGCTATACGACCTCTCTGCACTGGAGGATTGGTGAAGAAGTGGGGGCTGGATCCCTTCAGCCTGGGGGCTTTTGCCATTTACACACCTTACCAGCAGACGGACTACGCCTCGGACCTGTTCAGGAATGAGAGCAGGGTCCACTTTGCTGGGGAGCACACGGCACTACCTCATGCTTGGATTGAGACTGCCATGAAATCTGCACTAAGGGCAGCCAGGAACATCAGTAACCTGGAAGGATAG
- the LOC118397338 gene encoding succinate dehydrogenase [ubiquinone] cytochrome b small subunit B, mitochondrial-like, producing MAAIVRISSVCHRGVKPLFYRSSLLSRTLVAQQKDQDCRYPLTARIHGSSSLYAGSVSKAASLHWTGERVVSVLLLALGPAAYYFPGPAVDYSLAAALTLHGHWGIGQVLTDYVHGEPKIKMVNAGLFLLSTITFAGLCYFNYNDVGICKAVALLWSK from the exons ATGGCGGCCATCGTCAGGATAAGTTCTGTCTGTCACAGAGGTGTCAAAC CTCTGTTTTATCgtagctctctcctctctcgaaCCCTGGTTGCACAGCAAAAGGACCAGGACTGTCGCTACCCGTTGACTGCTAGGATTCATGGATCCTCATCTCTCTATG CTGGCTCTGTGTCCAAAGCTGCCTCTCTGCATTGGACAGGAGAGCGTGTGGTGAGCGTACTGCTGCTGGCTTTGGGGCCTGCTGCCTACTACTTCCCCGGACCTGCTGTTGACTACTCGCTGGCTGCCGCCCTCACCCTGCATGGCCACTG GGGGATTGGACAAGTCTTAACGGACTACGTTCACGGAGAACCGAAGATCAAGATGGTCAACGCAGGCCTCTTCCTGTTGTCGACTATCACTTTTGCCGGTCTCTGCTACTTCAACTACAACGATGTAGGCATTTGCAAAGCGGTGGCCCTCTTATGGAGCAAATGA
- the LOC118397337 gene encoding uncharacterized protein LOC118397337, producing MASSSECKCVEFAVVNKEDIFFQVEHDDLESDDFQKETRKCFQKMIQIKNNRFLVVDEDVLKFKERNKEQCKADDCRFNIQQYKNNDIAKASGIAVILSVTSPCKQTYMVCCKNGDQEGVSAKPLEQPLPDQIGCSKHEAVFFMEVIPGTSQYRFQSSLRTSSYLSFEAGPDAELIKLVLREVPKDVVDENSIMRLLAC from the exons ATGGCAAGCAGCTCCGAATGTAAGTGTGTTGAGTTTGCGGTAGTAAACAAGGAGGACATCTTTTTTCAAG TTGAACATGACG ATTTAGAGTCGGATGATTTTCAAAAGGAGACTAGAAAATGCTTCCAAAAAATGATCCAAATCAAGAACAACCGATTCCTGGTTGTAGATGAAGACGTTCTCAAGTTTAAAGAGCGGAATAAGGAGCAATGCAAAGCAG ATGATTGCCGGTTCAATATCCAACAATATAAAAACAATGACATTGCCAAGGCCAGTGGAATTGCTGTTATTCTCTCTGTGACATCACCTTGTAAGCAAACTTACATGGTGTGCTGCAAGAATGGGGACCAAGAAGGAGTTTCTGCTAAACCACTG GAGCAACCTTTGCCTGACCAAATTGGCTGCTCAAAACATGAGGCTGTGTTCTTCATGGAAGTCATTCCTGGTACATCTCAGTACAGATTTCAGTCATCGCTGCGGACTAGTTCATACTTGAGCTTTGAGGCTGGCCCAGATGCAGAGCTCATAAAGTTAGTTCTCAGGGAGGTGCCTAAGGATGTTGTGGATGAGAACTCTATTATGCGCTTACTGGCATGTTGA